CGCTCGCCGTTCATGGCGGACAGCAGCCCGATGCCCTGACCGGCGCGATTGCGACACCTATCACCGCCGCATCGGCATTTTCATATCCGGATTTTGACAGCGGCGCCCGCCGTTTCAGCGGTGAAGAACCGGGTTATATTTACAGCCGTTTCGCCAATCCGACGGTGGCCGTTTTTGAACAGAAACTGGCGGCGCTCGAAGGTGCAGAAACCGCCGTTGCCTGCGCAAGTGGCATGGCAGCGATCAGCGCCACGTTGTTTGCCCTGCTGGTTCCCGGCGATGAAATCATTCATATCGGCACGCTGTATGGCGGCACTGAAGGCGTGGTGCGTAACCTGCTGCCACGTTATGGCATCAAACCGGTTCACGTTACCCATGTGAGCGAACTGGAAGCGGCATTCACAAAAAACACCAAAGTGGTGCTGGTGGAAACCCCGGCTAACCCGGGACTGGATATCGCCGATCTGGCTGAAGTCGCCCGTCTGTCGAAAGCCGCCGGTGCAGTCAGTGTGGCGGATAATACTTTTGCCACACCGTACCTGACGCGCCCGCTGGAACTGGGCATTGATATCGTTCTGCATTCCGCGACCAAATACATCAGCGGCCACGGCGATGCGACCGGTGGCGTAGTGGCCGGTTCGGCGGCATTAATCACGCCAATCCGCACCCTGAGTCTGAAGCAGTTCGGTGGCAACCTGAGCCCGTTCGAAGCCAGCCTGCTGATCCGCGGCCTGAAAACTCTGCCGCTGCGCGTCGAAGCCAGTTCGCTGAGCGCACAGGCGGTGGCGGAATTCCTCGACGGCCACAGCGCGGTAGACACCGTGTTCTATCCGGGGCTGAAGCAGCATCCGGGACATGCCACCGCCTCAAAACAAATGAAACTGTTTGGCGGGATTATGGCCATTGAGCTGAAAGGCGGCCTCAACGCCGCACGGACGTTCCTCGATAAGCTGAGCATCATCACGCAGGCGGTATCGCTCGGCGACACCGATTCGCTGGCCTGCCATCCGGCATCGACAACGCACAGCGCCGTCGCGCCGGAAGTTCGCCGCCAGAGCGGTATCACCGACGGACTGGTGCGCATCAGCATCGGTATCGAAGATACCGAAGACCTGATTGCTGATCTGCAACAGGCGCTGGAAGGGCTTTAAGCGGATCTGAAATCACGCTCAGCATCACATCTCCTGCATGCTAAAGTGTAATTATTATGGCGATATAGAGCATATATCGCCATAATACTTTCAGTTTACACTTCAAATTGGCTGCTA
This genomic interval from Rahnella aceris contains the following:
- a CDS encoding trans-sulfuration enzyme family protein, producing MKHLNTSRSLGMRTLAVHGGQQPDALTGAIATPITAASAFSYPDFDSGARRFSGEEPGYIYSRFANPTVAVFEQKLAALEGAETAVACASGMAAISATLFALLVPGDEIIHIGTLYGGTEGVVRNLLPRYGIKPVHVTHVSELEAAFTKNTKVVLVETPANPGLDIADLAEVARLSKAAGAVSVADNTFATPYLTRPLELGIDIVLHSATKYISGHGDATGGVVAGSAALITPIRTLSLKQFGGNLSPFEASLLIRGLKTLPLRVEASSLSAQAVAEFLDGHSAVDTVFYPGLKQHPGHATASKQMKLFGGIMAIELKGGLNAARTFLDKLSIITQAVSLGDTDSLACHPASTTHSAVAPEVRRQSGITDGLVRISIGIEDTEDLIADLQQALEGL